One Prunus dulcis chromosome 8, ALMONDv2, whole genome shotgun sequence DNA window includes the following coding sequences:
- the LOC117636537 gene encoding disease resistance protein RUN1-like yields the protein MALSTQRDSAFLPSPDQSAPQPNYDVFLSFRGEDTRLSFVSHLYHELQLRGIKTFKDDPKLERGTAISSGLFNAIQESMLAIVVLSPKYASSTWCLDELTEILQCMKSKGTILPVFYNVDPSHVRKQSGTFADAFAEHEKRFREDIDKVKSWRDALTEVANLSGIDSKNECERKLIENIVEWVLMKVHRKFKLLDSRELVGMKFIREQVDLLLAHPTDDVRFVGIWGMGGIGKTTIAKLVYDRISIHYEVNSFLANVREVSQRGDLVNLQRQLLSPILKDQFTQVWDEQWGTSVIKNCLYNKKVLLILDDVSESSQLEKLAGEKDWFGKGSIIIITTRDKRLLDKHDIHISCNVEALGNDDALELFSRNAFKKNEPEEGYLELSKGFVNYARGLPLALKLLGCLVYKRDQYEWKSELDKLQKIPNSEIIDLLKISYDGLDEMNKDIFLDVAFFHKGMFKERVIEILDCCGLYGHIGINALVQKSLLTIDISNNTVEMHDLIQEMALEIVRRECSEEPGRRSRLCNRDDISHVFINNTATYKIKGIALRMARLEMADWNCEAFSKMCNLKVLEFENVIISSSPRILPNSLRSIKWSLYPSKFLPSGFQPNFLIALEMCNSKLVRLWDGRKDLPNLKKMKLAGSKNLTTTPDFSGIPNLELLDFQFCKNLVEIHPSIADLK from the exons ATGGCATTGAGCACCCAAAGAGACTCTGCCTTTCTTCCTTCACCTGATCAGTCTGCTCCTCAACCGAACTACGATGTGTTTTTGAGTTTCAGGGGTGAGGACACTCGACTTAGCTTTGTATCCCATTTATACCACGAATTGCAGCTCAGGGGCATTAAAACATTCAAGGATGATCCAAAGCTTGAAAGAGGGACAGCTATTTCGTCAGGGCTCTTCAACGCAATCCAAGAATCGATGCTTGCAATCGTTGTTCTCTCCCCAAAATATGCTTCTTCTACCTGGTGCTTGGATGAACTTACAGAGATTCTCCAATGCATGAAATCCAAGGGCACAATTCTCCCAGTGTTTTATAATGTGGATCCCTCCCATGTGAGAAAACAAAGCGGCACTTTTGCGGACGCCTTCGCTGAGCATGAGAAAAGGTTTAGGGAAGACATCGATAAGGTGAAGAGCTGGAGAGATGCTTTAACAGAAGTAGCCAATTTATCTGGGATAGATTCAAAGAACGA GTGTGAAAGAAAGCTTATTGAAAATATTGTTGAATGGGTGTTGATGAAAGTACATCGCAAATTCAAATTGTTAGATTCCAGAGAATTGGTGGGAATGAAGTTCATACGTGAGCAAGTAGATTTGCTTTTAGCTCATCCTACGGATGATGTTCGCTTTGTAGGGATATGGGGGATGGGCGGAATTGGCAAAACAACCATTGCTAAGCTAGTTTATGATCGCATTTCTATCCATTATGAAGTTAACAGCTTTCTTGCTAATGTTAGAGAGGTTTCTCAACGTGGCGATCTTGTTAATCTACAAAGACAACTTCTTTCCCCAATCTTAAAGGATCAATTTACTCAAGTTTGGGATGAACAGTGGGGAACCTCTGTCATTAAGAATTGCTTGTATAATAAAAAGGTTCTTCTCATTCTTGATGATGTGAGTGAATCAAGCCAACTTGAAAAGTTGGCTGGTGAAAAGGATTGGTTTGGTAAGGGGAGTATAATCATTATTACAACTAGAGATAAACGGTTGCTAGATAAAcatgatatacatatatcatgTAACGTAGAGGCGTTAGGTAATGATGATGCTCTTGAGCTCTTCAGTCGGAAcgcctttaaaaaaaatgagcCGGAGGAAGGTTATTTGGAATTGTCAAAGGGTTTTGTAAATTATGCCAGAGGACTTCCACTAGCTCTTAAACTTTTGGGATGCTTAGTGTATAAGAGAGATCAATATGAATGGAAAAGTGAATTGGATAAGCTGCAGAAAATTCCTAATTCAGAAATTATTGATTTGCTCAAAATAAGTTACGATGGATTGGATGAGATGAATAAGGATATATTTCTTGATGTTGCATTTTTTCACAAGGGGATGTTCAAGGAGCGTGTAATTGAAATACTAGACTGCTGTGGCCTATATGGTCATATTGGGATAAATGCTCTTGTTCAGAAATCACTTTTAACTATTGATATTTCAAATAACACGGTTGAGATGCATGATTTGATACAAGAAATGGCATTGGAAATTGTTCGTCGGGAGTGTTCTGAAGAGCCTGGTAGACGAAGTCGATTGTGCAATCGTGATGATATCTCTCATGTATTCATAAACAATACA GCAacatacaaaattaaaggCATTGCCTTACGCATGGCGAGACTTGAAATGGCAGATTGGAATTGTGAAGCCTTCTCTAAGATGTGTAACCTGAAAgttcttgaatttgaaaatgtgatCATTTCTTCAAGCCCTAGAATTCTTCCTAATTCCTTGAGAAGTATCAAATGGAGTCTGTATCCTTCCAAATTTCTCCCATCAGGTTTTCAACCGAATTTCCTTATTGCACTTGAGATGTGTAATAGCAAACTTGTTCGGCTTTGGGATGGAAGAAAG GACTTGCCTaacttgaaaaaaatgaagcttgCTGGTTCTAAAAACTTGACCACAACCCCAGATTTCAGTGGCATTCCGAATCTTGAGTTGttggattttcaattttgtaagAATTT